A window from Halopelagius inordinatus encodes these proteins:
- a CDS encoding DUF7344 domain-containing protein, producing MALESLNKTQEPATEEEQKAQTSDEEPSDVEETLTKDVIFEILKNQRRRDAIEYLKQNDGEAKLGDMAEYIAAKENGIDIATLSSSQRKRVYIGLYQCHLPKMASSGVIDFEKNRGDIELKPMAEQLEPYLGSSTPADESSSAAPKRNLAVASAVGAAVTAGLLGVPGFAMVPDAGWAVVSTVALVVLTAMETYRGTLDQD from the coding sequence ATGGCTCTCGAATCACTCAACAAAACCCAAGAACCTGCGACGGAAGAGGAACAGAAAGCCCAAACCAGCGACGAAGAACCTTCGGACGTCGAAGAGACGCTCACGAAGGACGTCATCTTCGAGATACTGAAGAACCAGCGTCGGCGCGACGCCATCGAGTATCTGAAGCAGAACGACGGCGAAGCGAAACTCGGCGACATGGCCGAGTACATCGCGGCCAAAGAGAACGGTATCGACATCGCCACGCTCTCGTCGAGTCAGCGCAAGCGCGTCTACATCGGCCTGTACCAATGCCACCTTCCGAAGATGGCCAGTTCCGGTGTCATCGACTTCGAGAAGAACCGCGGCGACATCGAACTCAAGCCGATGGCCGAACAGCTCGAACCGTACCTCGGTTCGTCGACGCCCGCAGACGAGTCGTCGTCTGCCGCCCCGAAGCGGAACCTCGCTGTGGCGTCCGCCGTCGGTGCCGCCGTCACCGCCGGACTTCTCGGCGTTCCCGGATTCGCGATGGTCCCCGACGCCGGATGGGCAGTCGTCAGCACCGTGGCTCTCGTCGTCCTGACCGCGATGGAGACGTACCGCGGTACCCTCGACCAGGACTGA
- a CDS encoding DUF7344 domain-containing protein translates to MTDLSKDELFRILSNSRRRYIIYYLHEEGDEMSLKELAARIAAIENGTAVEDVTDEERQRVYISLYQTHLPKLEEANIVSYDDEERMVELTPRTAQEGFFWMQGEDSSRSWATYYAALGAVGWLFIAARELAVPVFASLPWFAIAAFISTAILALGVAQYLSETQTDESTDSFQSLIE, encoded by the coding sequence ATGACTGACCTATCAAAAGACGAGTTATTCCGAATACTCAGCAACTCACGGCGGCGATACATCATCTACTACCTCCACGAGGAGGGCGACGAGATGAGTCTGAAGGAACTCGCTGCTCGCATCGCTGCGATAGAGAACGGAACGGCTGTAGAGGACGTAACCGACGAGGAGAGACAGCGGGTGTACATCTCACTGTATCAAACTCACCTGCCCAAACTCGAGGAAGCGAACATCGTATCGTACGACGACGAGGAACGGATGGTCGAACTCACCCCGCGAACGGCCCAAGAAGGGTTCTTCTGGATGCAGGGTGAGGACTCGTCTCGGTCGTGGGCGACGTACTACGCGGCTCTCGGTGCGGTCGGGTGGCTTTTCATCGCCGCACGCGAGCTCGCGGTTCCGGTGTTCGCGTCGCTTCCGTGGTTCGCTATCGCGGCTTTCATCTCGACTGCGATTCTCGCACTCGGCGTCGCGCAGTATCTCTCGGAGACGCAAACCGACGAATCGACCGATTCATTCCAGTCTCTCATCGAATGA